In one window of Desulfatirhabdium butyrativorans DSM 18734 DNA:
- a CDS encoding YqgE/AlgH family protein gives MDDLQAPSSFKGHFLIAMPGLQDPNFFQTVVLLCEHNAEGALGVVINRVHPTLKAKDIFDELKIPCIQEAAGIPLHIGGPVHQGGLFILHGPPFGWEGTLAVTETLALSNTMDLLRLLGKGEGPEQFMIVLGCAGWGPGQLDSEILENVWLTTPADDEVIFTVEAENQWNEAIRRMGIDPVSLSSAAGHA, from the coding sequence ATGGATGATCTACAGGCGCCCAGTTCTTTCAAGGGGCACTTCCTGATCGCCATGCCCGGCTTGCAGGATCCCAACTTCTTTCAAACAGTGGTGTTGCTCTGCGAACACAATGCGGAAGGTGCGCTCGGCGTGGTGATCAACCGAGTGCACCCGACTCTGAAAGCCAAGGATATTTTTGATGAATTGAAGATTCCCTGCATTCAGGAGGCAGCCGGCATCCCCCTGCATATCGGCGGGCCGGTACACCAGGGCGGGCTTTTTATCCTGCACGGCCCGCCTTTCGGATGGGAGGGTACGCTCGCTGTAACCGAAACACTGGCTCTCAGCAACACGATGGATTTGTTGCGATTGCTTGGCAAGGGAGAAGGGCCCGAACAGTTCATGATCGTGCTGGGATGCGCAGGATGGGGACCGGGTCAACTGGATTCGGAAATCCTGGAAAATGTCTGGCTGACCACTCCTGCAGACGATGAGGTGATCTTTACGGTGGAGGCGGAAAATCAGTGGAATGAGGCGATTCGCAGGATGGGCATCGATCCCGTATCCCTGTCTTCAGCGGCGGGTCATGCGTGA